One Niabella beijingensis DNA window includes the following coding sequences:
- a CDS encoding NAD(P)H-binding protein — protein MKIIVTGSLGHISKPLTQSLVQKGHSVTVISSSPERRDAIEAAGAAPAIGNMEDVDFLTAAFTGADLVYAMEALNAGSFFNQELDFIAANTRIADNYKNAIEQSEVKQVVHLSSIGAHMSSGNGILSFHHNSEKILNELPADVSIKFMRPVGFYYNMFAFIPGIKKQGTIVQNYGGDEKEPWVSPLDIAAVIAEEIELPFEGRTVRYIASDEASPNEVAAILGAATGRPDLEWRVIPDEQLLHNLVVAGMNPQTAKGFVEMNAARRGGVLYEDYQRNKPVLGNVKLKDFATEFAAIYRQQ, from the coding sequence ATGAAAATTATCGTTACCGGTTCATTAGGACACATCAGCAAACCGCTTACCCAATCATTGGTACAAAAAGGGCATTCGGTTACCGTTATCAGCAGCAGCCCGGAAAGAAGAGATGCTATTGAAGCAGCAGGCGCCGCACCTGCCATCGGCAATATGGAAGATGTCGACTTTCTCACAGCTGCCTTTACCGGCGCAGATCTTGTATATGCTATGGAGGCGCTGAATGCCGGCAGCTTCTTTAACCAGGAGCTTGATTTTATAGCTGCCAATACCAGAATTGCTGACAATTATAAAAATGCCATTGAGCAATCGGAAGTAAAACAGGTCGTGCATTTAAGCAGCATCGGTGCGCATATGAGCAGCGGCAACGGTATTCTTTCTTTTCACCACAACTCAGAAAAGATCCTGAATGAATTACCGGCCGATGTTTCCATTAAGTTCATGCGCCCCGTGGGGTTTTATTACAACATGTTTGCCTTTATACCCGGTATAAAAAAGCAGGGCACCATTGTACAAAATTATGGCGGCGATGAAAAAGAGCCCTGGGTCTCTCCTTTGGATATTGCAGCGGTTATCGCCGAAGAGATCGAACTTCCGTTTGAAGGAAGAACGGTACGGTATATCGCCAGTGATGAAGCCTCTCCCAATGAAGTGGCCGCAATACTGGGAGCAGCAACCGGCCGGCCTGATCTGGAATGGCGGGTGATCCCCGACGAACAGTTATTGCATAACCTGGTTGTTGCCGGAATGAACCCGCAGACGGCAAAAGGTTTTGTTGAAATGAATGCCGCCCGGCGCGGCGGCGTATTGTATGAGGATTACCAACGCAATAAACCGGTATTGGGCAATGTAAAGCTGAAGGATTTTGCGACCGAGTTTGCCGCCATTTATCGTCAGCAATAA
- a CDS encoding GNAT family N-acetyltransferase, whose amino-acid sequence MASIVKATEQEAALIAALAARTFIESHGNSAQAEDIDAYIATRYHPDLLKRELADPGNLYHLLYYDKQVAGYSKIILNQPYPGSDIKGLTKLERLYLLSTFYNQHLGQVLFDFNIHLAKTNGQQGVWLFVWKENLRAIRFYKKNGFRIIGSHDFEISKTHSNPNHLLLLEF is encoded by the coding sequence ATGGCCTCCATTGTAAAAGCAACAGAGCAGGAAGCAGCACTCATTGCCGCATTAGCAGCCCGTACCTTTATCGAATCGCATGGCAACAGTGCCCAAGCGGAAGACATCGATGCCTATATCGCAACCAGGTATCATCCGGATCTTCTGAAAAGGGAACTGGCAGACCCGGGCAACCTGTATCACCTGCTTTATTATGATAAACAGGTTGCGGGCTATTCTAAAATCATACTCAACCAGCCTTATCCTGGTAGCGACATAAAAGGGCTTACCAAACTGGAACGGCTTTACCTGCTAAGCACCTTCTATAACCAACACCTTGGACAGGTTTTATTTGATTTCAACATCCATCTTGCAAAAACAAACGGCCAGCAGGGCGTCTGGCTCTTTGTCTGGAAAGAGAACCTCCGGGCCATCCGGTTCTATAAAAAAAATGGCTTCCGCATCATCGGCAGTCACGATTTTGAAATTTCAAAAACACATTCCAATCCCAACCATCTCCTGTTACTCGAATTTTAA
- a CDS encoding helix-turn-helix domain-containing protein has product MKKQPQRIRTITEFHEFRKLPRPEHPLISVVDYSAISHSPGNNTLNWVMDFYSISVKRTTNAKIRYGQQAYDFDEGVMFFMAPGQVFSVTIDATTTPQHSGWMLLIHPDFFWNTSLAKNIRRYQYFDYSVNEALFLSEKEETVLNNIIENIRQEYHSTIDAFSQNIIIAQIETLLSYAERFYQRQFITRKITNHQVLDQLETFMAAYFSNEELMAKGLPSVQQVAAALNTSPGYLSGLLKVLTGQSTQQYIHEKLIGKAKEKLSTTSLSVSEIAYELGFEHPQSFSKLFKAKTRLSPLEFRRAFN; this is encoded by the coding sequence ATGAAAAAACAACCTCAACGGATCCGGACGATCACCGAGTTCCATGAATTCCGGAAGTTGCCCCGGCCGGAGCATCCGTTGATCAGTGTGGTGGATTACAGTGCCATCAGCCACAGCCCCGGTAATAATACACTGAACTGGGTCATGGATTTTTATTCCATTTCCGTCAAACGGACCACCAATGCCAAAATACGGTATGGCCAGCAGGCCTATGATTTTGACGAGGGGGTGATGTTCTTTATGGCGCCGGGCCAGGTGTTCAGCGTTACAATCGATGCAACAACAACGCCACAGCATTCGGGGTGGATGCTGCTGATCCATCCCGATTTTTTCTGGAATACTTCGCTGGCGAAAAACATCAGGCGTTATCAATACTTTGATTATTCAGTAAATGAGGCCCTGTTCCTTTCAGAAAAAGAAGAAACCGTCCTCAATAATATCATTGAAAACATCCGGCAGGAATACCATTCAACTATTGATGCTTTCAGTCAGAACATCATTATTGCCCAGATTGAAACCCTGCTGAGCTATGCAGAGCGGTTTTATCAACGCCAGTTCATCACCCGGAAGATCACCAACCACCAGGTTCTCGACCAGCTGGAAACCTTTATGGCAGCGTATTTCAGCAACGAGGAACTGATGGCAAAAGGCCTGCCCTCCGTTCAGCAGGTGGCGGCAGCACTAAACACATCCCCCGGATATCTGAGCGGGTTGCTGAAGGTACTGACAGGACAAAGCACCCAGCAATACATCCACGAAAAACTGATCGGCAAAGCGAAGGAAAAACTTTCCACCACCAGCCTGTCCGTAAGCGAGATCGCTTATGAACTGGGCTTTGAACATCCGCAATCATTCAGCAAGTTGTTCAAAGCCAAGACCCGTCTTTCGCCGCTGGAGTTCCGGAGAGCGTTTAATTAA